The genomic segment TGTCAAGTCTCCTCTGTACCAGGCATGTGCAAGGGCTGAAAGCCAGGGACAGCCTTTGCCGGAGCTGAGACCCCACTCTCGGAGCGGCAGCCCCCCATCTGATCATGGAAAGGTAGAGAGCTTCAAAGTGGAAGTCATGTGGTGTTTAGGGAATTTAAGGGATATCCATTTCACTCTTTCTCCTAATTGTGTCCAGCACGTCCTTAGCTGATGCTCTCTTTGACTTTCCTCTTAGAAAACAATGCTAAAGGCTGGGAAATCACTGCCTCTGGGTGTGGAGGTGGCTGGCAACTTGGGCAGTAGGAGTCCTAGGAGATCCTTCCGGAAAGCAGACCGTAGGGAACGTCCCTGGGGAGGTGAGTCAGAGGCTAAaagtggggtgggagagagaaacaTTTTTTTAGTTTATTGGAGGGCATATGTGGATTAAAACTGCTCTGTGGCCAAGGATCATGTATCCTCTTAAGTACTTGATCTAGCCTGCTGAATGTCTGTCCTAACAGATGAGAGAAATGGGAGTGAGGGGCCATCCCTGTGGCGCGAATCCCAAGGCTCTTTGAATTCCTCTGCTAGCCTGGACCTGGGTTTCCTGTCATCTTATGCAACCAGCAGCTCCCAGACAGAGGTGAGTGCTTCTAGgatgcagcccccacccccgctaCACCTGCAACAGATAAGGTAAGAGAACTAGTACAAATGGAGAAACACAGTTTAAAATGCTCCCTACATccacttttaaaaagccatctgcaAAAGTGAAAGTAGCACAACAAGGAATAAGATGGACTAAAACCTTCCTATGCACTGTGCTCGCTTTTTATACTCAGGGAGTTTTTACTGGGAGGAGTGTTCAAAAATGGCATTCCACCACCTACATTCTGAAGTGTATTCTACCCCATTCTGCTACTTGTGTATATAGgccatactttttttaaaaaaaaaaatcataataaaaggggtacagaaaaaagaaagggaaaacagaTAGGGATTTTAACATGTCATTTGTTGCCTCCGTACCCCGAGTTAGCTTTTACTTTTGTTTCACCCCACATTAAGACCTAATTTCATAATATAAAAAAGTATGCAGAGATCTTAAATTTTAACATTACTCCTAAACTATTCCTGGTTACATAAAATACCGTATTTGACTCTCCTGCCCACTTAGCTCTCATTGGTTATCCTCTCCAGTCTCTTAATCCAAATATATAGTTATGTTATGTGTATCTATGTTTATCGATAAGTCAGTACATACCAGTTCTGACTTTCAATCTAAGTTCATTTGCTTACtctatatatacaatatttaatcATGCATATACAGGCCATACTTTTGTCTTGAGACCTTGGGCTAAAAATGTGCTGGTGCATATCCTACCCATTTGGTCAGACTCCCTTCATTACAGTGTAGGTGCATGGCTTTCGCCTAACATTATGTCGTGACTGTCACCATAGGCCCAACCCAGCCCCCTCAATCTATAATGAGCTATGAGTGTGTAATGTGGAGGAGTTCTCCACAATGTGGAATTCCGTGACTGCTACTCAGGCGTTTTAGCTGCAAACTGCTGAAAAGACTTTGCTTACAGCCATACACAGTCCCAGCTGGTGGAGACACAGCCTGTCCTCCTGAATACAGCCTCCAATAAAGCAAGAATTGAGAATGAAATTAGATTAGGAAGGGTATTCATACCAAGAGACCCCTGGAGAGTTAGggtacatgtgtgtgtgagtgtttgaatattatagggttgccagatctgcaTAATAGGGGTTATTTAAGAGTGCCTCAAGGCCTTTTCTAGTAAAACTTGCTTCTTGGGAGCAAAGAAGCCTGCTCTTTTGTGGCTGTGTTTCTTTCTGTAGAAAAAGCATGTGCTTCTTTCTGTAGAAAAAGCATGTGCAGTTGGTGTGCACAAAGCGCTTGCTTTTGGAATAGCTAATTGGATCCTTCTTTAGATTTGAGAATAAATTCCAGATAATGACATGTGTTAATTTGTGGCATGTGTGTAAGAGAACTGAGCACTGCATTGACATCATCGATTGCAGACCCAGAGAGGAATCTATTAATAGGGCTGCCCACAGAGAGTGGGAGCTCAAGGCGATACAAACAAGGAACGTTAATGCTGACTGATTATGTAACATACAGGCCTTGGAACTGATCTACACATTTCACATCATGAGTTGGTAGTTTGAAGTGATAAAATTCTGGACTATACTACTTCAGCCTGAAGGTGAAGGGGGAGTCAGGTACTGTATTTGGATGTTCTCCTCCAACAAGCCCCCTATCTAGAAAATACTACAATTAAATGGATAGGAAGtggattcaggacggacaaaagaaagtacttcttcatcCCATTCACAATTTGTGGAATTCAGTGCAacaaaaatgtggtgatggccattTGTTCAGATAGTGCACAAATTGTtggaagataggtctatcaaCAGTTATTAGCCATGATAACTAAGTGGAAACTCTATGTTTGGAGACAGTATAACTCTGAGCACAGGCAGTGGGGACAAATTAAGTGGGGGGAAGACTGTTATCTGTCTGGCTATTATCTGTCTGGCCACTGTTggagtcaggatgctggactacatggacctttggtctgatccagcagagctcttcttacatTTGCAGGAGAGAGCTATGCTAACCTGTCATTTTCAAAGCTGCAGCAGACACTAGGatttgccaggctccaggtggggcctggagatcccccagcattacagctgatctccagaatacagagctcagttcccctggagaaaatggctgctttagagggtagactctgtagcattataccctactgaggtcctgccctccccaaattctgctctcctcaggctcctaaatctccaggaatttcccagcccagagctggcaaccctagcagacacAACAAAACATATTATGCATTAGAGGTCCACAGCTCTTGGAAATCCTACAGTGGGGACTCTGAGATTTTAACCTCAAAGTCTGAACAGCTCAGGGTATTTACAAATGATGGTAAAAGTGTATACTTCTATTCTCTTTAGAGCCACAGGAAGAGCCTGACTGGTCCAGAAGCTGACAATCAAAACCAACCTGTCAAATACTGTTGTATTTATCTTCCTGATGGGACTGCTTCTCTAGTTCCTGTGCGTCCTGGCCTCTCCATCCAGGAGATGCTGGAGGGAATTTGCCAACGGCGTGGCTTCCACTTGCCTGATATCAAGATCTATCTTGTAGGGAATGAGAAGGTAGGCCCAACCTACACAGAAAAGGGAAGAATTTAAAAAGgagggtttgtttatttatttatttatttatagtctgtctttctcactgggactcagagCGGATTACAGAGTGAGTCAACACAATCAACAggataggacattcaataaataatgaaataggatttgggttgtagaaccaaccagaaatataaaaaacagaactgaagcaaagcataagtattaacatgacacattaaacgatGGAAGTTACATAGTAGGATGcaatttacagcaaactatacacgctaatccctaataatttgtccaagtaactttgtacAGAGCTACCCTATtgcttgaataattcagttttgcatagcttgcagaaagccaggagagtgggagcctttctacctcctcaggcagaccattccacaaggtaggggccacaatggagaaggcccgtgtacaggcagttgttgattttgcgcATTTGCAGGTTAGTACCTGAAGAAGTCcctgttcagatgagcaaagGTGTCATGGTGGAGTATAGGGAGAGAGACGTCTCggagatatgagggtccaaggtcaTGAGGGGCTttatatgtgatagccaataccttaaattgagtgTGGTAGCTGATGggtagccagtggagtgactacagaataggagtaatatgcatgttccatCTAGATCTTGATAATAGCTGAGCTGGAGTTTCTGAAATGATTTTGAGGGgggaccaatgtacagtgcatggcATTAGTCTCAAAGTCACTGTGGCTTGGATTCAGGTGGTCAGATCAGCCGTATCAAAataaggggccattttttggAAGAAAGTctcttttgcaactgcattaagttgcttctccagcaataatgttggatCCAGAAGTGCGGCGGGAAAATAGCAACTCGCATCCAGCACGAACGCTCTTtgggtgttttccacacgtttcccaGACTTGGTGTGATAAGCCTTTGAGTCAGCAAGAGTGAGATGAACctcatcaaaagtggggagtacaatgtccttcaagacctccaccttcccagccagcattactTTGGATCTTTTCAGGATTTAgattcaatttgttcactcttaaccatttaaccacagcagccaggcagtaaTTTAGGATCTTTTTCACATCaccagatttggataaggatatatatagctatgtatcatctgcatattgatggcagccaaccccaaaactatgaatgatttggtCTAAGGGCTTTCCATAAAGCTTGAATTTGGGAATAGGATCATGCTCTGTGGAACCCcagataggtcccacactgatgataactggtcttCAATGGCATTGTTTGGTTCcggtccatgaggaatgatttgaaccagtccagTGCACAACCCCTgatgcctacttctgcctccaggcacctcaacaagatggcatggtccactgtgtcaaaagcagcagataaatccagtaggagcaacaagGAGGCCTGACCTTTGTCTGCATTTAGATGGAGGTTGTCAActaaacacaggcaggataatgctgctggagtcgtcttgaTTGAGGGCTttatagaggcacctggttgggcactgtgtggaccgactgctggacatgatggggcttggtctgatccagcagggcctttcttacattctaaagccaccagagccatctctgtcccatagcctaatctgaaaccagattgaaaaaGGTCTAGAacagaagacctggagttggtctgctactgctatcaatcactttgcctaggaagggcaggtTAGAGACTGGGCAATAATTGGCTGCAttgtttttctgtagggatgggtttttttttcagtaGCATTGTGTGTTCTCACGTGCTATGTAGAATTCAGACTGAGACatctttcatttcttttgtctGGCTGGCATGGAATCTGCTGATATCCCAAGGTAAAATTTCACTACAGCCACAATCTATGCTACTGCAGTAACCCTTTCAATCTTTGCCCAGGCAGGGCGGGGGGTAACAATCTGGTTAGAAAGACATCTGTTCTCTTAGGTGGAGGACATCTATTCTGATGTACAGAGATTTGCTGTTTTTTCCAgaattacagagatcagctctcctggaggaaatggcagcttcagggggcAAACTCTATTGAATTACATCTCCGTTGAGCTCCCCCTTTCCCCAGTCTCTggctccaaatttccaggaatttcccaagctggagttggcaactctaaattatCAAATCAAATTGGGTTCAGATGGAATCTTTCCTTGGTGGAGGGCTTGGCCAGGATACTGAGTAGTTTCACTTTCTCTGAAATGCAAACCCTCTAGTCTGGTCTCTCTGCAAACTGGTAGagataaaacaaaacaggaattCAGTGGCATCTTTGAGTCTAAACAAACTTTATTTCAgagtaagctttcatgagtcagagctcacttcatcagaagtGTGAAGTGTACATCCTTTAGGTCAATGCAGTTATAGCCAGTGTAGCAATATGGAAAAACTGATAATGTTTTAGTTCCTGGGAGGAGCCAGGAATTAGGCAAGCGTCAGCTCCCGCTTTCTGTGTCTCCTCATTTGGGGCTGAAGCAGCATGAGAGGAAGccaagactgagagagctctgtaaaACAGTTATTAACTTAAAGTTTAAAGTTTGTTCAAAGACTGTGAGTGTTTAATATAAGGatagaaataaaacattttgaaaCATTCACAACAGAAAGGCAGTGTGGTTAATTTATAATAAAACTTAGAATTTACATACTACTTTATGAATGCTCAGCATCCTTCACATACATTATTATTACAGAAACCCCTACAATAATCCTGTAAGGAATATCAGTATTGTTAGACCCCAAGCATGGAAGAAAATTAACATGTGctgcttaaaatgcttttttcaatCCCTCTCCCACTGTGTGTATGTATGAGGATATCAGTTgattgtagggttaccaactctgggctgggaaattcctggaggtttggggttggatcctggggagggacctcggtagggttgccaatctccaggtactagctggagatgtcctgctattacaactgatctccagccgatagagatcagttcacctggagaaaatggccgctttggcaattggactctatggcattgaagtccctcccctccccaaataccgccctcctcaggctccgccccaaaagccaggggcggagagggacctggcaaccctagacctcagtggggcacaatgtcaTAGAACCCACCCTTGAAAGATGCTGTTTTATCCAGTGGGACTGATATCTgtagcctggtgatcagttgtaattccaggagctctaggcctaacctggagcttggcaatgcTAGTTGTTGGTTAAGCAGGAAGGTGGATTTACAACAATCTTTCAACTTTCCTATAATGCACTGGGGGTTTCTGCCTTAAACTATGGATTTCCTAGTTTACAGGTCTCTCCTTTCATATAATACTTCCTGGGTGGCTGGACAGGAACTTTGAATTTTATCCCTCTACAGGTGTAAAATTATatctcagcaaaccctgggaTTCCCCACCCATCACGGGTATTAACTAGCTTAGCATAACTGGTGATTGGTCTCTGCATTTTTCTCGATAAAATCtgaattttatataattattttgatGATTATATTTCACTCTGCACTTCATCCATTTCATGGCCCCTTGACCacataggatttttaaaaaatatcgcCACGTAAAATGTGTGTAAAGTGAAGATCCATTCGTGATATCTGAAGAATTGGCTGTAATCCATTTAAGtaaatgctggaataaaatctttaTGGTGCCTCAAGATCCGTGTTTATTTTTCCACTAAACTGCAGTAACTCTCTCTGGTTACAGGCAGTTGTTACTGCTGCCCAAAGGCACAAATCAATAAATCAAAATATTATTCCAAAATAGACACACAACAATGCTATGAAACTTATGTTGGGAGGTGATGTCACCCCCAATTAGAGGACTATAACAAATACAGTATACGGTAATATAGGAAAAATCTGACATCACCAGGAATGCTGTCTCTCGTAATAAGATGCTTTTGTACCATGTTGCTAAAGCTACCTTTGCTTTCTATTCATTTATATCTGGTATCTTATTCTACAAATTTACAATAATTTTATATATCACAAACCAAAATGTATATGTGCACATACAATAGTACataagagtccccccccccattatattaATATGTCTGCCTTGCTGgggcttcctctccccccagaAGCCGCTGGCACTGAACCAGGATAGCTTAGTTCTGATGGACCAGGAGGTGAAGCTGGAGACCAGAGTCACCTTTGAGTGAGTATCATCTCTGCTGTAGGCCTCTCCTACTCTGTATGGGCTTGTATATCTTGCAACCAGTAGGCACAAACTTTGCTTCACCCTTCTCAACATGGGGCCAGAGTTCCCTGCCCTGGgaatgtagctagggttgccaggtccctcttcgccaccagtgggagatttttggggtggagcccaaggagggcggggtttggggagggactgccgtagagtccaattgccaaaggggcaattttctccaggtgaactgatctctataggctggagatcagttgtaatagcgggagatctccagctagtatctggaagctgtggagaaacaaaggtatcaagctcacaatagtaatgcaaaaagtgctctattatttacaagtgcaaataatatttacaagtgcaaatattatttacaagtgcaagcgtcaaaaatatcatgaacatcATGAAGGATTTGAAGGTatgtttaatacattttaatggtTGGGTAATTTATTGTGCTGTTGGTAGCCATATATTTAaattgcatatatatttttattgaagaagaaagaaactatATAGCTTCTATTTAGCAACACTGCTTTATTATATTATCATaggagcaacagtttgaggccaccGGCTGACAAAGCTGTCTTCGGACGGCGAAAGCGTTTAAATCATCCGGCAAATGCTCCAGCAGAGGTGTGCCTCCCCCGAttctaggctccattattgctttctgttaaaagaagaaagttgtcaaacaagtcattgtacttacttttgcaaacatttgtcttcttcgggtagctttcagctacacattgtcattgtgttatgtttgtatatgttcatgatatttttgacgcttgcacttgtaaataatagagcactttttgcattactattgtgaacttgatacctttgtttctccacagttcgctgttggtatctgtgctgtatttttgtttagtatctggaagctggcaaccgtaAATGTAGCCCATCCACacttgcaaaaaataaataaaaacaagccTTCTCTATCTCTGTTGCTCTTCTGGGGCGTTGTTTTGGTGGCTGGACAATACTTGAGTAATTAGAGTTGCAAGCTGTCAATGCCTGAATGGATACCTGTGTGAGATCACTGCCTGCACTGGCCTGGAGATACTGTTTTTCAGTGctacaaataaatacatatgttAAAGAAATGTATGGACATGCCAAAAGCCAGTATGAATCAGATCTGTGTTCACAGTCTCAGAACAGATTCCTCAGATCtcaaaccaaaataaaaataaaaatctcttCTTATTTGCTCCATGCAGATAAATATTAGGATTTTAGTTCAGCAAGTCTCGGTGAAATCTCTTCTCTCTGTCTCTAGCTTGGTTCCCATAATGGTCCAGTATAGCATTTTGGCCCCATCTGTTGCTGCTTTCCTTTGTTCTCAATTTCTGTGATCCTACTTATGAGTGGCAATTAGGTTTCAGAGCAAATGAGGGGAAACCACAGACGGTGACTGAAGAGTGACAGAAGCCGGATGACATTATGTGGATGCTTCAAGAACCCGAGTTGCAGTGTGGGAACCAGGGCAGAGCAAATCGTCCGTGTGGAAGCAGCCTGGGATAGACTAATGAGGATGTATAATGTGTGAGAAATAAAAGTGGTATCTGCTGTGTCCTCTCCTTGCAGGCTGGAAATCACGCCCATAAACAAAACCGTGCGCATTATGGCAAAATCTACTAAGCAACTGAAAGAGGCATTGAATCCCATCATGGGGAAGTACGGCCTGGATGTTACACGGGTGCTACTGCGGCGGGTGAGAGTGGTCTTGAAAGAAGTGGGATGAGTGAAATTAAGTCTGGGTAACTGAAGGCTTGTCTGAGTATTAGGATCTGTCAAGACAGAACTGCTGATTACAGTTGCTCTCGTCACCATCTCTTCTCAGTATTAGAGGCAACAAGAGGGGGGGCTGAGAAACTCATGGGGGAAAATCCCATCTCCTCCCCCCATCGCAGCTAcagtcctcctcccccccagccgtGCTCACTCACCGGCTTGCCTGGAGCCTCTCCAGGTGGGCATGGCGAgcgctcctctctccccccctgacCCGGAAGGGGAGGCCTGCAAAACCTGCGGGGGAGGGGAAATCatatctcccctcctcccctgctcACCTTCAAGCCTGGCTGCCGCCAGACAGACCTGCCAATGGCTTGCAGGTGTCACTGCCACAGCTGCATGCCTGGCTGGTCCGATGGAGATCGGAGGCAGCCCTTAACAGTAGgtgcattcccccccaaaaaattttaatttcagatttttctgcagaccaagGGAGccccctaagtctgcagaaacatctgttgggggTCATTGTGCTCCCTATCTGCatatttaggtatctgcaggcagggggtacacttcagaattagatatatagatgttttTCCTCATAGTTCATCAGAAGTGGGAGTTAAGAGGCAGGCCAGGAAAGACTGTTGCCCAGACTGGAGTCTATGATAATGTACTGTTAAACACAGGCCATTTTCAGGTTCAGTAGATCCCCAGGCCAGAAAAAAATCACCAAGATCCCAGAGCCCATACATTATTGTTGGTGACCTGCAATATGTAGATCGTTCTATTCAGCCTCTCGTTGAGAAGCTGCCTGCCTTTGCAACATGGATGCAAAAGGGTCTGCACTGGCATGAAACCCTTGTATCCTCTTGCCTTTCTTTACTTCTAACTCTATTTTTTTCTTGCAGCCTGGTGAGCTCCATGCTCTAGACTTGGAGGAGAAGGTCAGCACAGTGGCTTCTCAGAAGCTTGTACTGGAGTCAGATGCAGGTATGTGAAGGTCAAAGGTACATATTTAAGATGCTGTTCCCTTGGCCCTGTTTATTTCCCCATGCATAGCTAGTGGACTGTTCAGCATCACTCAGATTGAGACAAGGGGGCctaacgcaccaacaatttacagcatattatcatcgtgctcggtgtgtgtgctTTGGATGCGTATTCATTTCTGATCGCactgtgcctgttaagactgctcccaagaagGTTTATCGTCACATCACACCTCCAAAGTAATAGTCCGAAAAGTtgagaggaggagcgtgggggagcactgcgccATGTCTATGtagctgatgcttccccgcctcccctcccccctttcccccccacgcatgcgcaatatcattgatccgaaggagcggtgtacgccattaagaattgcctcatttgcacggcagggaaaccctaatcacaacctatgcaggcattccccccccaaaaaacccccaaaatgagccgttccttgcacagtgctaatcacagagctgccgtcttttcaggcgttggtccaacgatcttgcattttttcgttgggacgaacacattaaaaaaaattttgggagcagggaggcacgctcaaccccagcagcgggagaaagagaggaacagtcagggagaaactttgtgccggcaagagagccctgacttgtgtgtgtgtgcgcgggcGGGcgctctatccctcagtctctctcccttccgcctcctgctgcttccccctcccccatcttctgcttgcagcaattttgctacttttccagccctcaccctcctctgcattccttccccctcaagcccatgaaccatttacaaaatccacttcaaggacatcccatatgagggaaatgtttgattgggaccctgcacaaataaaaatggttgatctaatgttccaacgttcccgtATTCCTTTGTAAGATCACAAACActtatggcgggggggggggaataagtaacaataatgattggtggatgcaaacgggaggggagggggaaggtgggatgagaggagaaaggcttttcattgggtgttgcaaaaagaggggaggagaactgaatagtgtatgtaactgaacgcaccccttggattgccagttttgaaacgacataacgaaatacattgtggtataggcgttttgggaaaaaacagatgtctggcacttccaaagcatttccaagctgaaatgggaggtctgaggtgcgatctaacctggataacacgttttttaaaACGTAGTagatactgagtgcgttaggccccaaGGTGCCAAATGATTACTGTTTGGATCCCGAAGAATGTCAGGGCCAATGTACATGACTACCTTGCTTATTGTGGCTCTTCTCTTGGTACTAGCATTGGTGAACAAGTTATTTTCCTCATTCAGAGACTCTTCCCTGGGTGACGGTGGGTCAACACCACAGAAAGGGTCTTTTCTGAGGTACCATTCTAGTTAAGGAATACCCTGTGCCTCTTTTAGTTCATCTCAGGTGTACTGGAAAATGCAAAAGGTTCTTCTGCTCTCTAGCCCTATTTTGGAAATAGCATGGATCCTTGTGTCTTATCCCAGTCCTATCTTGGCTGCTTACTTCAAAATGAGTCAGTCTATGATCTCTCTACTCTCTAGGGTTGTCGGCTTCAAAAATTCCTGAGATttgagctgggtttggggaggggaggaaactcagTGAAGATGTAATGTCACTTAGTGTTTGCCCTCACAAGTTGCCATTTCCttaagggaaactgatctctgtggcctggggtGTCACTTGGAATTCCAAGAGAActacaagccccacctggaggctggcagctccaTTGCTTTCCCAGCCTCCATCTTTGAAATGTCAGCTTCTATCATGTTGGCTCCTCTAGAaagctctgagcttcttggaaacCTCCACCAGTTTTTTCTTGGTTACCTCAGTTCTTAGCCTTCCAGCCCTGTTCCTACTGTTGCCAGAGCTCCCATTCATTGCTCCCCTAACCCATCAGAATTTTATATCCATGTGTTTTGTTGCAGAGGTGAAACCTGCTGGTGATAGTCATGCTATAACAAGCCCATCTCGAGGGCAGAGTGAGGTGAGCTTGATCGCAGATGTGGTATAACTGTTGCAGGAATGGTTTTAATTCATACTGCACTGGGGGATCATATGAGTGGATGCTTCTTTACAATTGAacgaaaaaaacaaaaaacaaccctgcCTATGCACTGAAAATTAGACTCAGAGAGTAGAGTTTTGGCCTGGTCTTCTCCCTGATTATTCTAATTTTGCATGTGCagagaatttgccttgaaatctctATATCTGCTATATGATGTAGCAAAGTCTGGGGACACTTTTACCACCTCGTTTATGGGCTATATTAATTGCTTATGGTCATGGAGAAGGCTTCACAGATCATATCACAGGGTTGTTCATCTACTGGCTGTATCACTAATCTCACCCTCTCCCACTATGGTTCCAGGATAATAGCTCTGTAGAGTTAGAATCTGAGGCAGAGTCACTCTCAGAGATGCACTGTTCCTTTACCAGGCCCACCAGGAGTAACCAGAACCGACGCACATATGACCTGGAAGGTAGGTAATCAGTGACATTACTTGACATTTCTTTCGCTAACAAAAGAGGTCAATGAATGCTGATTTATTGGCCAGGAAGAAATCAGTGGGGAGGATGGGGAAATGGGTTTGTGGAATGGAGAGAACTAGCCTGTGGAGAACCACCTGTGTACATGTTCTTTAATTAATCCCTATAAATGTAtgcaggatgtggaatggtatagtatagcccgatcaggtcagatcttggaagctaagctgggtcagtgcatggaagggagacccccaagga from the Euleptes europaea isolate rEulEur1 chromosome 1, rEulEur1.hap1, whole genome shotgun sequence genome contains:
- the RGS14 gene encoding regulator of G-protein signaling 14 encodes the protein MLGKPKHLSVQNGRMGLAVSDGELNSSGTRGSNNSVASLPSNQSATHSLGQSVARWAESFETLLQDRLGAAYFTEFLKKEFSAENVYFWQACERFQQIPASSTQQLAQEARRIYDEFLSSHSVSPVNIDRQAWIGEEMLAAPTPDMFHVQQLQIFNLMKFDSYARFVKSPLYQACARAESQGQPLPELRPHSRSGSPPSDHGKKTMLKAGKSLPLGVEVAGNLGSRSPRRSFRKADRRERPWGDERNGSEGPSLWRESQGSLNSSASLDLGFLSSYATSSSQTESHRKSLTGPEADNQNQPVKYCCIYLPDGTASLVPVRPGLSIQEMLEGICQRRGFHLPDIKIYLVGNEKKPLALNQDSLVLMDQEVKLETRVTFELEITPINKTVRIMAKSTKQLKEALNPIMGKYGLDVTRVLLRRPGELHALDLEEKVSTVASQKLVLESDAEVKPAGDSHAITSPSRGQSEDNSSVELESEAESLSEMHCSFTRPTRSNQNRRTYDLEGLVELLNRAQSCRVNDQRGILSKEDLVLPDFLQLPEQDGVSYEIPSSSNPDLEKTCTPEAPIAVSQCQPQEQSETQASPSKRNAGCPSSPGAAGQTSAM